The genome window TTCTTTCTCGACACCAAATGTCTTGGCTGCGAGTTTGGTATTGGCGAAAAACATTTCTAAAATCATTATATAAATATGCTCGATCATTACGATGAAGGTTAAAATAAATGCTAAAATGGCCATAAAAAATCCCTCTTTTCTACTTCGAAGTATAGCATAGCTTGTAAATTTTTCGTAAAAATAGAGCTTGAAACGTTGACTTATTGGCGAAATCTCCGTAATATCAAACGTAGACTACTTAATTTTTAGTCTGAAAAGGGGGAAATTATATGCAACAAGAAGCAACAGGTGGGCAGAAAATTCGGCCGATACCGATTATTGCCTCATTTTTGATGGCGGGGTTCATTGGGCTATTCAGTGAAACTGCTCTTAACATGGCGCTTAGTGATTTGATTCAGGTGTTTGATATTAGTTCAGCGACAGTGCAGTGGCTTACGACAGGTTATTTGCTAACGCTTGGAATATTAGTACCGATTTCGGGATTACTTTTACAATGGTTTACGACACGAGGTTTATTTTTTACAGCAGTGAGTTTTTCGATTGCTGGTACGCTCATTGCGGCGCTTTCGCCAACGTTTGCGATGTTAATGATTGGACGTGTAGTGCAAGCAGTAGGTACGGCGCTATTACTACCGTTAATGTTTAACACGATTTTACTGATTTTCCCAGAGCATAAACGTGGCTCAGCAATGGGGATGATCGGGCTGGTAATTATGTTTGCACCAGCAGTTGGTCCGACGATTTCAGGACTTATTTTAGAAAACTTGACTTGGAACTGGATTTTCTGGATTTCCTTGCCATTCCTTATTATTGCGTTATTATTCGGAATGAAATTTATGCAAAATGTTTCGGTTGTTACGAAGCCGAAAATTGATATTTTATCGATTATCCTTTCGACGCTAGGTTTTGGTGGAGTTGTATTTGCCTTTAGTAGTGCGGGCGAAAGTGGTTGGGGAAGCGCGACGGTATTAGTTTCAATTATCGTTGGTGGACTTGCGCTTGGACTTTTTGTTTGGCGCCAACTAACAATGGAAAAACCTTTGATGGACTTGAAAGTATTTAGATACCCAATGTTCACATTAGGACTTATTTTAGTATTTATCAGCTTTATGATGATTCTTTCAACGATGATTTTACTACCGCTTTACTTGCAAAATAGTTTAGCGCTCGCAGCATTTTCAGCGGGATTAGTATTACTTCCGGGTGGGGTGCTGAATGGTTTAATGTCACCATTTACTGGGCGTTTGTTCGATGCATACGGTCCACGCGCACTTGTTATCCCAGGGTTTATCGTAGCGGTTGTGGCACTATTTTTCTTAACGAGAATAGAAGTTGGGACATCTGCATTAACCATCATCGTGCTTCATTCGGTGTTAATGATTGGGATTTCGATGGTCATGATGCCGGCACAAACAAACGGATTAAACCAATTACCGCCAAAATTATATCCTGATGGCACGGCGATTATGAACACGTTGCAACAAGTTTCCGGCGCGATTGGAACGGCTGTTGCGATTACGATCATGTCAGCTGGACAAAAAGCTTATATGGAAACGGCGCAAGGAGTAGGACCGGAGCAAATGGTTGCTTCACTGACAGCAGGAATTCAAAATGCCTTTGTCTTTGGACTGATTATGGCTTGTATTGGTCTGCTGTGTTCGCTATTTATTCGTA of Listeria monocytogenes contains these proteins:
- a CDS encoding DHA2 family efflux MFS transporter permease subunit produces the protein MQQEATGGQKIRPIPIIASFLMAGFIGLFSETALNMALSDLIQVFDISSATVQWLTTGYLLTLGILVPISGLLLQWFTTRGLFFTAVSFSIAGTLIAALSPTFAMLMIGRVVQAVGTALLLPLMFNTILLIFPEHKRGSAMGMIGLVIMFAPAVGPTISGLILENLTWNWIFWISLPFLIIALLFGMKFMQNVSVVTKPKIDILSIILSTLGFGGVVFAFSSAGESGWGSATVLVSIIVGGLALGLFVWRQLTMEKPLMDLKVFRYPMFTLGLILVFISFMMILSTMILLPLYLQNSLALAAFSAGLVLLPGGVLNGLMSPFTGRLFDAYGPRALVIPGFIVAVVALFFLTRIEVGTSALTIIVLHSVLMIGISMVMMPAQTNGLNQLPPKLYPDGTAIMNTLQQVSGAIGTAVAITIMSAGQKAYMETAQGVGPEQMVASLTAGIQNAFVFGLIMACIGLLCSLFIRKAK